One Arachis hypogaea cultivar Tifrunner chromosome 18, arahy.Tifrunner.gnm2.J5K5, whole genome shotgun sequence genomic window, CAAGCACCcattaaaaacatgtattttgtgtctctataCAATATTGAGACACTAATTTTTAACTTGaaacactaatttttttataattttttgtcatGTCTAACTTACCAAACAGAATATGAAATTAGTGTCTTCTTATGTCTATGTACTCTTGTGTATCTATGTCTATGTCTCGTTTATGTTGAGACAACAACCAAACACAGCCTTATATCTTGTTTTCAGAATCTTATCTTATTCTATTAGTGACATTTATCATATTAACTTAGACAATAATATCAGGTGACAAAATACAATTTATTTATGAATCccgctagggagccaatggaggaagtatacaatgtgtacaataggctGAATCTTTAGCCCAATACAAGAAGTAACCATCCGCTATCGTACAGATTCGAACATCCATggtaaaatattactaatttatcaaatacaatacactcatactatctagaataaccatccgagtaccaCGGATAATAAACATttgatattaatttaattttaatttaattaattaattgtccataatttaattttaatttaaagagtaaagtatcatttttgtccccaacgtttggggtaagtcttatttgtgtccctaacgtttaaatcgtcgtcctatttgtatccttaacgtttataaaagtgattcaatgttatcctactatcaattatactaacaaatcagattatatttttcaattattctcacttggatgtattcattctgaattaggtctcacttggatatattcgattttaatattatacccactatttgcaTTTTGATTCAATTatatccctagaaaagtgaattatgtaaatgttgtaggaattagtttcaacatttgatgagctatttttcggagtagatcatcgattctatctcaaacatttgtattttaatttcaagaagatatttttaaaactcaaactaaagcgttcatgatgtaTAATTGATAGCaggataatattgaatcacttttataaacctTAAGAAtacaaataggatgatttaaacgttaaggacataaataggatttacccaaacgttggggacaaaattgatactttactctaatttaaaattaacccCATTATATACATTGTACTACACATATATTGGCTCCTTGTACTTCCTCTTTATTTATATGTCATTTTGGTCCCAATTTCTTAGCTCATCATGGAGTCATTTAAAAGGCCAATCTGCTCATATTTGAAGTTTTTCTTGTAGACTTCCTCTGACATAAACAGAATAGGAGATAAAAGAAAAAGTTGCACACCAATTAATTGTTATTCAATAATTAACAGCAATAGATTCTTCACATAAATTCACACCCCACAAAGCTGGCTAACTTAATGGATCTGATGATGATCAATCAGTCCATAAAATCCAAGCTCAAGCAAAAGTGGATGGATGTGTTCTTATTCAAACTTGTGATACAAGATAACAGAGTTGCATTGCACAGATAATAATAACATAGTGCAAACTGCAAAGCTCATTGCCGTTAATCAAAACCACACCAAATGAAAAGATAGTAAGTAGCACACAAGCAAGCAACCATGATTAATTTGGGAAGGCCTCAATGATGGATGGAAGGGCCTTGATCTTGATGATGTTGTAACGAGGGAATCCAGTTTCAGCAAACAGCCATTTCCAATTCTCCTCAGTCCTTTCCTTTCCTCCGGCATTGTGTGCAAGAAGCATCATGTCGAAAGCGAAGCCGGTGTCGTCGAATAGATCGTTTCCTTCTGGCTGCAGAACATGGTCCACAATTATCACCTTCCCGTTCTCTGGTATTGCCTTCCTACAGTTCTTCAAGATCTTTATGCAGTGTTGGTCACTCCAATCATGCAGAATCCACTGTTTCCAAAATACATATTCTCAGTTATCATTATCATTTTCACATGAAAATAGTAACCACATATATATCTATATACCTTCATGTAAATGGCATCGGCTTTGGGAACAGAGACGAACATGTCACCTCCAACGTGAGTGATCCCGTCGTACTGAGGGGCGGTGGCAACAACATGCGGCAAGTCGAAGTTGATACCCTTGATGTGAGGGTAAGCCCTCACAATTTCAGAGAGTGAACCACCAAGTCCACCACCCACATCAACTAGTGACTCAATCTTGTTGAATCCTTCTTTGTACCCTTCGATCACAGCCTTTATCACCATCCTTGCCGTGCACACCATACCTTCGTTGAACAACTTGTTGTACTCTGGGTCCAATCCGGTCAAGTCGAATTGCTCGTGTCCATGGCACCTTAACCAATCACAGATTCAGAAAATATTAGCAATTAAAATTTTCATCGCAGATGTTTTCTATTAGCCACAATCATAGCTAATCAAAACTTTCCGTTAAATAATTTCACAAGTTTGACTAAATTGTTATTTAACTCACTCTCACCTATAAACAAATTATGGCTAAAAAATCTGCTAATCTTGttcacaaaaaagaagaagaaagttttGGATCCCTGACCTGAAGAAGGCGGTTCCCTTGTCAGTTCCTTCCCTGATGATATCACTGATGAAGTGTGCAGGGTTGAGGTGAAGAGGGTGATTCTCTAAGAGCAACATTGGTGCGAGGGTCATCTTGGTGTCTTGTAGGATCCACTTGGAAGCGCGTGTCAGGCCGTAGAGGATCTCTCCGTTGTCGGACTTGGCGGCGGAGAAGATCTTCTTGCGGACAAGGACTCTCATGATGCGGAGGAGGAGAGAGGCGTCCGGGGACGGGGCGTCCTCGATGTTGTCGATGATCTTGGAGAGGGAGAGGGGCTTGCCGTAGCGGTCTATGATGTCGGCGATGCGGAGTTCAACGGCGCATTTTAGGGCAAAGGAGTCGGTAAAGCATGTCATGTACTTCCATATCTCCGCTTGTCCAAGCAATgattcctcctcctctttgtccTTCACACTCTGTAATTTCAACAACACCTTCAACTTAACATTCTTGTTACGTAAATGCACATTTGCATGCATGCCTTAATTTCTATTCTATATATACCATACTGCTaactcatatatttttcaaatttttaattaaggtGTCTCCTTGGTTATAATGCATGAATTTGTGAATACTATAATAACATTTGCTACAGACGCTGACAGTTGAAATAGAGAGCGAACAATTTTACAAGGTCGTCCAGTTAAATTCATATATTTAGATAACCTTTTAAGTAGTAAGTTTgaaaattatttacttttgctGATGTAGTAATTCATGATTAGATGATTGTATAACTTAAGGGAAAAAAAATTGTAAGtcgattatattttgttatttactgATCAATTTTTGTAGAGAAAGAAGATATTAAAAGAAGATAATTGTTATGGTATTTAAAGAGTAGTGTCTAACTtactaaaaagaaataaaattaatatttaatttaaaaagtataaaaataaattaagcaaAATTTAGATATCAATTCGTAGACACTATAGAAGACTTAAAAAAAAATGCAGTCTAGACTTCAAATTGAAGGGAGTTTGTGAAACCTATTAGTAATTAAGTATAACTCAGCAGGAAAAGCGACACCAGAAAAACAGAGTAATGCCAATAATTTATATCTAAGTTCACCTTCGATAATTAACTTATATATAATACACCATAAATGAGAGGAAGAAAATAGTATTTTCCAATGTCTAGTGTCCACCATATCATCAAGCACAGCATTAAGGGAAACTCAAACTTAGTTTGTTTCCGTGTTACCAATTAATGTTCTATGttctatctttaattttgctgtGTATCTAGTTTGCCGCCTTTGCCTTTCTCTCCAACTATCCTTTGTTAAGAGGGAAAATGGCATTTAATTTCATAAAGGAGGTTTTACAATAAGATGATATATTTATTATAGGTAAAAACTCATAAAACTACTAGTTGAAAatgattagataatttaatatatttaactaaatttttatttaacaattttcaactatcaattttatataaagataattgCATATGAATGTTCAGAtgtgttataattatttttttaatgtaaaacgATTAAATAACCACAAGTTTTATTCTCCCTAACATATCATTATGGTACACAGgtgaacataaaataaaaaattaaggcaAAAAGAAATACCACAAGTAATAATTATGACATCCCATATTGAAATTCGAAGAGTGCTAGGGGTCAGCACTTTTGCTAAATTTTGGCCAACACTTAATcatcaaaagaaaattgaatctcattgaaatttaattaaaaactataaTAAGCTCTAAAGCTACCTTTGGAAAGTGTGGCTTTTACTTAAAAGAATAACTTTTTAaccataaatcacacttttcagtAATAGACCAAACTGTTTAAATGATGGTCTATGCCAGAAACCATATTTATACTGCATTTCAATATACtattaaatatcttatttttataatataaaaaacatttttttatcttcttttaatttttaattatcattttttatatcaaaagaaaagatgtataaaaaattaaaaaatatatattttcttgtGCATGGCTACCTTTTTTAAGAGCAAAACCATGCTGTgttgaaaaatacttttttttttaattataaaaaatataacccTTGAAGTATTTTTATTATGAGTAACAGTATATGAATTACTAATTAAACAGGTGTAAATGTCCAAAGGAACAAAAAAAGATCTTATTTTGTTGAAAATCAAACTCATGAGTTATATTACTATCAACATTTTTAAGCagcaaaataatttattattcctACTACAAACACAATATTTTCATAAAATCCTTAACATCGAAAAACCATAACACTACTACTCTTTTGGTTGGTTttagaaaacaaaattttaatccTCTCAATCCAGTAATTCCACATCAGATTCAAAGTAAAACCAAGAAATTCTAAACGTATATTCCAAGAAATGATGAATAAATCAAACGTGAGAGTGGTTTTCACATAAACTAAAAGTTACTTGACAGAGTTACATAATATAAAGCTGTCAAAATTATTATAACTAACTACATACATCAACTAAGAAGAAAGAACTTTAACCCTTTAGCCCCCAAAACAatgaattaaatataatttacagTTCAATGAAACCCTGTTTGCATTACAATTATTTACAAATGTTGAGTAATAATAACATGAAAAGGTAGCTACTAGCTACTGAAGTCGAACAGAGAAGGCATGGTAGTAGCATCACTGTAAATGTTTTAGTCCATCCAGTGGCCACAAAATCTTACTGGAATATGATGAGTAATTATATAATGTAACAGCATGAGAAGAGGATGGTATATACGATgattattcaaaatttatttaaaaaaaaaaggagagaatttcATGAAATCTATCAAAACTTGTCAACTAGGATATAGGAAAACAACATGGCTCCTTTATGTGTATCAAAATGGctctatcttttaaaaataataataataaataatttttggcTTTCAAAACATGCTATTAGTCTTTTCCTGAGAATGCTTTATATAGACCAAAAAActtaatttcaacttcaaatagtAGAACTCCCCAAAAGAGTTGTTACTGACAAATTTGGTACCAATTGGAATATCATATCATATTTTAATGTCTCAATTATTAGAAATTAAATCCATATGTATTGCAATCTTAGCTTAAAACAGATCATATATATTATCATAAAAGTAAAGCTATATATTCTCTGCAAAAACATAAAACCATATAAAATTAATTGATAAGCAGAATATATAATAATGTATTGGAAGTTAGTTAAGTATATGTTGATGGGGCTCTGACTCTGTATATAGATACCTTGAGGATAGTTGGTGGGGATTGGTTGGAAATAACAGTCTCCATGTATGTATGTGTttctgcaaaaagaaaaaaaaaacacaagggCCTAAACCAAAATAGCTGCTATTTCAGCTTCCTTCTCAGTTCTCAAATCTCAGAGCAAGCAACTATAGTTACTACTACACTAACACACTGGttcttggtgttggtgttggatTGGTTAGAGGGAAATAAGTGGGCAATAAATAAAGGTGATGAGGTAGCACCAAGACATGTGAAGCTGAATTGATGTTTTGGAACGTTGCATTCTCTGATTGGTTGAATGTCACAGCACCAGAGATCCCACACCTGCATTATTGAGCAGATATGATCAAGTGTTAGAACAACATTTGTGTGGTGGAGATGGGAAACACCTTTAATTTAATTACTGCTTGCTTTGCATGTTAATAATTTTGCAACTCCTCATGTTGCTACTACTATAATAGGGCATGTgaataattatcttttttaataaagatAGGAGAGATGTGAATAATGTATATATATGAAGGGAAGCTTTCATGAATTTGAACCACACTTCTTGGTATACTTTATTAGTGTGTTATAttattgaaatcaactatgcaTTTATGACTTTGTAACAGTCGTAATCGTAGTTgtgtaaaatatatgttaaaatataaaataatacatttatttataatTCGGTAATTGATTTTTGATATACACGAAATATTCTTATATTGAATAGAGTTTTAATTTGATGcctgaataaaatatttttacttattAAAATTGGTGGAAATCAAAATGATTCACCATTTGAGTGATATTAGATacattagaattaaaaaaaaaaaaaagtaaaaataataagtGGAAAGTGATGGGCACATCCAATGCCAA contains:
- the LOC112771759 gene encoding (R,S)-reticuline 7-O-methyltransferase; the encoded protein is METVISNQSPPTILKSVKDKEEEESLLGQAEIWKYMTCFTDSFALKCAVELRIADIIDRYGKPLSLSKIIDNIEDAPSPDASLLLRIMRVLVRKKIFSAAKSDNGEILYGLTRASKWILQDTKMTLAPMLLLENHPLHLNPAHFISDIIREGTDKGTAFFRCHGHEQFDLTGLDPEYNKLFNEGMVCTARMVIKAVIEGYKEGFNKIESLVDVGGGLGGSLSEIVRAYPHIKGINFDLPHVVATAPQYDGITHVGGDMFVSVPKADAIYMKWILHDWSDQHCIKILKNCRKAIPENGKVIIVDHVLQPEGNDLFDDTGFAFDMMLLAHNAGGKERTEENWKWLFAETGFPRYNIIKIKALPSIIEAFPN